CCCGTAGAACTTGCGCTCCAGATCGTGCTCGGGCCTGCCGGTTTTACCGTAGTCGGCCTCTGAAAGCTCCTGACAGAGCACCATGGCGGTGTAGTCAGGCGACAGGATCATCAGGTGCCATTCTTCGGCTACCGGGTCGCCGTCGGCCAGATCGACAAGGGCGACGTTTTGCCGCTGGCTGGTGGGGTGGTCGTGAAAGCCCGCCTCGGGGGAGGCCAGGATCACAATTTGCTGAGCCTGATCGGCGATCGCGCTGTAGCGATCGGCCTCTTGCAGGTACCACTTGCCCCGCTGAAAAGCCGTGATTACCAGGGGGGCCGAGCCCGAGGTCAAAATGCAGTCTTCCAGGGCGTGACAGAGGGCGACCAGGGTATTTTTGTAGTACACGCCGTAGTTGAGCGGCGTCGTGTCTGGCTCAGCCCGACCGTCCACCAGCTGCTTTAGTATCGACCCCTCCAGCATTGCAATCCCCTATAGTTTAGTTACCTGTAGCCCCGGTGATCAGGATGATAACGCAGCCAGAGGGCGGCGGTCAGCCTCGATCGGAGCGCTCAAAGCTTCCTCTAGCGGAGCCCGCCCCAGTCGCTCTTCCAGAATATCCATCACCTCGCGGCCAAAGTCGTCGGGGTTGCGCTGCCAGGCCTCCAGGCACACCTCGCCAAAAAACGACCCCAGCGGCTCTGGGTTCCACAGCAGCTTCTTCGACACCCAGGGCAGGTGAATATCCAGGGGGTTATAGTCGCGCTTGAGAATGTCCTTCTCAAAGGCGTACTCCTCCAGGTGGGTGTGGGGCTGGAGACCAATGAAGAAAATGGCGGGCTCCACCTTGTCGCGGCCAAATACCGCCTCCAGGGCGCGGTGGTAGGCGAGGGTCTGGCGAATGGTCTCGGGCCGCTCGTCAATCACATTAAAGGAGTAGTTGACCGACACCAGGTCGTTGAAGCCCGCCGCCTTGAGATCTTTGCAGTTTTGCAGCACCGTGCGCAGGTTGTAGCCCATGCGCATCTTGCGCACCAGCTCCTGGGAGCCGCTGGTGATGCCGATCTCAAAGTAGTTCATGCCGGTGTCGGCCATCAGCTGGCAGAGCCGGGGGGTGAGGTTGTCGGCCCGGATGTAGGCGGCCCAGTGGATGTCGGTCATGCCCGCGGCGAGAATCTTCTCCAGCAGCTCTTCAGCGTCTTTCATGAACCGACGGGCGGGGATGAACTGGGCGTCGGTAAACCAGAAGTTGCGCACGCCCCGCTTGTACAGCTGCTGCATTTCGGCCACCACCTCGTCGGCGGGGTTGATGCGCACCTGCTTGCCCTCCACCACGGTGTAGACGCAGTAGCAGCAGTTGTGGGGGCAGCCCCGCTTGGTCTGCACGCCAATGTAGAAGTCCTGGTCTTGCAGGTAGTAGTCAAACTCCGGCCAGATCGCCTCGATGTAGTCGTAGTTGCAGGCGGTTTTTTCGAGGGGGGCGGGCTCTTCGTGGATCAGGCGATCGCGCGGTGTGGTCTCCCCCGCAATGTAGCAGCGCTGATCGGAGAAATCTTGGCCCCGCAAAATCCGCTCCAGCAGCATCTCCCCCTCGCCCACGGAGATGATCGTGCCCTTGGGCAGGCGGTTGTGCAACTGCTCGTAGAACACGCTGACCGCGCCGCCGCCCACCACGGTGGCGACCTCGGGGTGGTAGCGCCGGGCGCGCTTAACCCCCCGCTTGATCAGCCCCTGGTTGCGCCACAGCTCGGCCAGATAGGTGGTGGCCATGCGCAGGCCGCCCAGGGCACCCCGCGCCCTGAGGAACGGGTTGCGGGCGTAGAAAAACTCAAAGGCATTTTGCAGCGGGTTGCCGCCGCGACCGCCCACCGGGGCAAAAATCTGAATGTCGCGCCAGGAGTACACCAGCAGGGTGGGCTGAAAGTCGTCAATGCAGCGATCGAGGGCAGCCCCATAGTCGAGGGGCGGCACGGCACCGAGATCAAAGATCCGTTGCTCTACGAGGGGAAACAGCTTGTGCACATGGTCAGCTAGGTATACAACCCCGATGGGGAAAATGGGGTTACAGGGCAGCCGTACGTAGAGCACACGGGCCTGGCTGGCGGTAGTAGAGGGCATGCTTCTCAGGCTTGACATATATCTTCACGATAGCACCGTCTCCTGACCTGGGCCGCGCCCGACCATAAATCTAGCGTTCTGGGAGCACAAATTGCCTCAACCATCCCTGCCACCCCCTGGCTCAGGCCCCAGGCAGAGCGCAGAGCTGGTCGGGACGCACGCGAATTCATGGTATAAAAACATTGTTAAGCTTCTAAAAGCCGCTTGTCCGGGGGGCTTTAGAGATCAATTTGGGGCGGCAATCGCCAATCCCTCCGGCGAAATCTCGGGCTCCGGGCCAGGGAGTTGCAAAACATGAAGCACTGTGTCTGATTATTTTGAATAATTAAGGTGCTGTAGGGGTTGGTAGTCGCCTTTACAACAGCCGGGGATCGCGAGGTGTTACGCTTTGCGTAGTGATTCTTGCAGTATTGCCGTAAAGCATCAATGGCACAAATCCTTGATCCCCTTCCCTCCGATGGCCAGAGCCAGGTGCTCTGCTGCTATGTCAATGCCACCAGTAAGATCCAGGTCGCTCGCATTACAAACGTGCCCGATTGGTACTTCGAACGGGTTGTATTTCCAGGGCAGCGGCTGCTGTTTGAAACGGTTCCCAAAGCCCTGCTGGAAATTCATACGGGTATGATGGCGAGCGCCATTTTGTCTGACAGTATTCCCTGCGAACGTTTGCAGGTCGATGACCCAGAGCCTACGGTTTTTGAGGCCGCCTCAGGTGCTGAGCTTGAGGCGAGCCTTCTGCCCGAACCCCTAGATCAGCCCACTCCTGCGGTGGCCGTTTCCCCTGCCAGTTAGTTCGGTAGACTGGTGGTGTGGTGCGCTTAGTCCTAGCTATCTCAGCCGCTTCCTAGGTATGGCGCTGACGGGTAGTGTCCAGCGGGCTGAAAGGTAGAATTCTGCCCTTCTCAATGCCGCCAGAGCAATGCCAGTGGTGACCCAGGGAAAGAACCGTGAACCTACCTTCGTTTTTGTGGCTGTGGCGGATTGCCGCCTGGTCTATGGGGCTCACCCTGACGGGCTATGGTCTGCTGGCCGTCACGGGTGGGGTGCTGTTCTACACCCGCTCTAGGGAGCAGGGGCGATCGGCCTGGCTGCGTCCGCTGCACATCGTCCTGGGGACGGGGGTGGTGCTCCTGGTGTTGGTGCTGCTCGCCATTGGGGTGATTGGCACCCTTGGGGAGTATGGTCGGCTGGGCCATTCCCTTCATCTGCTGTTTGGGCTGGCCGTGGTGGCCCTGGTGCTGGCTTCGGCCTGGAGCGCTACCCGCATTGCCGTGGAGCGTCCCTGGGCGCGATCGCTCCATGTCGGCCTTAACGGTGCTCTGGGCATCGCCCTGGCGGCTGCCGGGCTCTCCGGGTGGCAGGTAGTGCAGAAGTATTTGCCCTGAGAGTCTCTTCCCTGGGGTCGGCCCCGCGGCTGGGCCGCTGCAAGGCCGCCTGTGGGGGCTGCATCTTGATTTGAAAACCTAGGTTGGTATGGTTGAGTTTTCGCCTGCGGCGGCTGTCCCCACAGACAGCCATGTTTTTCGAATTTCACCGCTGATTCGCCTGACGCTGCTGCTGCTGTATCTGGCGCTGATGGGGCCGCTGCCGTTTCTGGCTCAGGCCACCGCCGCCGCCGTGTCGCCGCTGCTGCTGGCCCTGGGCATTGGGCTGGGCGGTCTGGGCATTTACGGCGCTCTAGGGCAGCGGGTTGAGGTGGACAGCCACGGCATTCGGGTGGCCTACCCGGTGTGGATTCGCTGGCTGTTTCGCGGCGGCTGGCGACTGCCCTGGAGCGAAGCCCAGGCGTTAAAACCCCGCTCTACTGGGCAGGGGGGCATTGTGTACTACTTTGTGGGTACCGACGGACAGGCTTACCTCCTGCCGATGCGGGTGGCGGGTTTTGCCCGTTTGCTGGGCCTGGTGGAGACCTACACCGATCTCGACACCCAGGATATTCGCCCCCTGGCTCAGCCCTGGATGTATTTTGTTTTGCTGGGGTTTACCCTGCTGCTGCTGCTGGTCGATGGCTGGACGATCGCCACCGCTCTCCAGATGGCCTAGCGCTCTCGGCTAGTCTTTGCATTTTGGGTGAAGGGATGCGGTCGGCTGAGGGGCTGAACTCACCCAGCCAGTGGAGGGGAGGGACGAAGGCCAGGGGCGGCCCGAGGGGCGATCGCCCCTCGGGCGGTATAGTAAACCCAGAGTATTTTCAGCAATCTTGTGCCGTCGGCTCCTGGGCCCACGGCGTTCTCTCCCCAGGCTATGACCCCACCGACGATTCTGCGCCTTGATGCCCTCACGAAGCACTACGACCCCCAGCTGCCGCCAGCGGTAGATCACATCAGCCTCAGCCTGGGGCAGGGAGAGATCTTGGGCCTGCTGGGGCCGTCAGGCTGCGGCAAAACCACGCTGCTGCGTCTGATCGCAGGGTTTGAGAAACCCGATGGCGGCACCCTCTACCTGGGCAGCCAGCCGGTGGGCGGCACCACCTGGCTGCCCCCCGAGCGTCGCGACGTGGGCATTGTGTTTCAGGATTACGCCCTGTTTCCGCACCTGACGGTGGAGCAGAATGTCGCCTTTGGCCTCCAGCGCCGCGATCGCAAAGGACGGCAGGCCGCCGCCGATCTCCAGCGGCGCACCGCTGAGGCGATCGCCCTGGTGGGGCTCGAAACCCTGACCCACCGCTTTCCCCACGAGCTGTCGGGGGGGCAGCAGCAGCGGGTGGCCCTGGCCCGCGCCCTGGCTCCGCGCCCGACCATCATTCTGCTGGACGAGCCCTTTAGCAACCTGGATGTGCAGGTGCGCCTGTACCTGCGCCAGGAGGTGCGCGACATTTTGCGCCAGGTGGGGGCCTCCTGCGTGTTTGTCACCCACGACCAGGAGGAGGCCCTGGCCCTGGCCGATCGCGTGGCCGTGATGCACCGGGGCCAGCTGGAGCAGATCGATACCCCCGAGGTCGTCTACGGGCAGCCCACCTCGCGGTTTGTGGCCGAGTTTGTCACCCAGGCCAATTTTTTGCCCGCCCAGACCAGTCCCCAGGGGTGGCAGACCGAGGTGGGCTGCTTTGGCGCTACCGACGGTACAGCAGCCCAGGCCGACCTCATGGTGCGCCAGGAGGATATGGCCCTGGTGGAAGATCGCCACGGCCCGGTGGTGGTGCGCGATCGCCAGTTTTTGGGCCGGGAGTACAAGTACTGTTTGCAAACCCCCTCGGGGCAACTGCTCTACGCCCGGCTGCCCATTGACAGCGCGATCGCCGTGGGCAGCCGGGTGCAGATTGCGGTGCCGCACCAGCGGTTGCAGTGGTACCCGGCTGAGACCCGTGGGGCAGCTGCCGCTGCGATCGGTGTGTAGCTGGCCCTCTCGGTGCAGGGCGATCGCCCCTGACCTTGGAGTTTTGCAGTAAGGTTACGCTTAGGCTGAGGGATCGCCCGTTTTGCCCTGGCCGCTGTCGCTATCATTGCAGGTCATTGTTCTATGAATCGGGTTTTTGAACGTGTTTGCCTAGGGCTGGCCCCGCTGGCGCTGCTGAGTGCTCCTGCGGCCCTGGCCGCCACCGTCCCCGTCATCCCCACCGCCACCGGGCAGGAAACCCGTCTGGCCCAGGCGGCCCGCCTCGAAACGGTGCTGTACTTTGAAACCGAATCGAGGGCGGTGCGCGTCTACCGCAACGGGGCGGGCCTGTTTATGAACCTCTACAACAAGGCCACCGATGCCGTAGAGCTGCGCGGTGCCCCAACGCAGCTAGTGCCCAGCACTCGCGACCAGACAGTGTACCGAGCCGGAGGCGAGACTCAGCATCTGGCTCGAATTGCCGTGACCGGTGCCACCGAGCTGGAAATTGTTGCCGCCAGCGGCAGCGCTGTGCTTCAGGAACCCGGCTTTAACGCCGTGGTCGGCCTGGCCTCGGGCTCCGCCGACTTTCGCGGCAACAACTTTGCCCCCGGCACTCCGGCCCTGGTGCTGTCGGCTGAGGCCGCTCGGCTGCGCTCGGCCCCGCGCCTGGGCAGCGATATTTTGAGCCAGGCTCCCCGCCGCGCCGTAGTCGAAGTCATCGATCGGGTGGGCAACCCCGAGGACAGCTTTATCTGGTACCAGGTGGTCTACCAGGGCACCACCGGCTGGGTGCGGGGAGACTTGCTTCAGCCTACCTAGCAGGCTATCAAGTCTAGGGTCATGCCCTCGCGGGCCAGGCTGGTGCGGGCAAAACTGGCCCGTACCTGATGCTCTAGCTGGTCGAGTTGGTCGTCGCTGTGGCACGGGTTGTGGTGAAACAGCACCAGGTGTTTGACCTGGCTAGCTCGGGCCACCTCAATGCCCAGGTGCCAGGGTGCCAGGCCAGAGCCGTTTGGGTCAGAGTAGGCCGCGTCGGCATAGGTGCCGTCGAAAACCAGGACATCGGCCTCGCTGGCCAGCAGCAGCAGGTTGGGATCCAGGCTGGTTTGGGTGGGGTCGGTGTCGGTGGCGTAGACCAGCACGCGATCGCCCCAGCTCACCCGGTAGCCCAGGGCGCTAGTGTGACGGTTCAGGATCCAGGGTTCTACCAGCACGTCGCCGAGGGCGATCGCCTCGCCAGCGGCAATGTTGTGAAAGGTCATGGCCGCCGCCATGGTTTGCAGGGGCTTAAAAAAATTGGGCCGCAGCATCTGATCCATCAGCCGCTGTTTGATCGAAGCGCCGTTGAGGGCCTGGGCTCCGTAGATGTCGAGCTGGGTGGCAGCGGCAAAGGCCGGAGCAAAGAAGGGGAATCCCTGAATGCGATCCCAGTGGGTGTGGGTAAAGAACAGATGGGCCGCCACGGGCTGCTCCTGGGCCATGAGGTGGCGACCCAGCACCCGCAGGCCGGTACCGCCGTCAAAAATGAGCCGCTGCCCGCCCACCTGTACTTCTACGCAGGCGGTGTTGCCGCCGTAGCGCACGGTATCGGCCCCCGGTGCCGGAATGTTGCCGCGCACGCCCCAAAAAGTCAGCGTAAAGGTCTGCGCTGCGTCTGGGGGCTCAGGCTGGGGCAGATCTCCAGCGCGAGCCGGAAATCGGGTGTCGGATGGGCTAGCGGTATTGGCCATGCAGGTTCAACGGTTCACCCAAGTTTAGACGGTGGTTCACAGCTGTAGCATCCCTGCGGCCAAATTTGCCAGAGGGCTGATTATTACGCCTTTGAAGGATCCACACCGGGCGGCTTATTTAGTTTACCCCTCTGCTCCAGTTTATTATTCTCCTGTCAATGCCCTCTGCCCCGCCTCAGAGGGGCAGAGGGCCCCGGCTCGATTCTATGGCCTGCCTTGACAGCGGCCTGCCCTAGGGAGCCATGGGATCAGTCGGGCGGCTCGACCGCTGAGTCAGGGTGATCGGACAGGTAATCCGCCAGGGCGGCGGCACCGGAGCCATCGCTGAAGATATGGTAAGCCCGCCGCAGCCGCTCTAGAGCCCGCTGCCCCCGCTTGCGCAGGGTGGCCTGGGAGACCCGTTCTTCCCCCGCCGCCCGCAGGCGCGCCTGCACCTCAGACCAGGTCAGCCCTTCTACCACCTTCCACTGAATCAGGTTGCGATCGCCCGGCGACAGCGCCTCTAGGGCCTGCAAAACCGAGGTAATGGCCCGGTCAATCGCCTGGTCATCGACGGCGGCAGCGCCGGGCTCGGGGGTCGGTGCCTGCTCCATCAGTTCGTCGAAGGCCACGGCTGAATACCGCTGGCGATCG
This genomic stretch from Nodosilinea sp. PGN35 harbors:
- a CDS encoding photosystem II high light acclimation radical SAM protein encodes the protein MPSTTASQARVLYVRLPCNPIFPIGVVYLADHVHKLFPLVEQRIFDLGAVPPLDYGAALDRCIDDFQPTLLVYSWRDIQIFAPVGGRGGNPLQNAFEFFYARNPFLRARGALGGLRMATTYLAELWRNQGLIKRGVKRARRYHPEVATVVGGGAVSVFYEQLHNRLPKGTIISVGEGEMLLERILRGQDFSDQRCYIAGETTPRDRLIHEEPAPLEKTACNYDYIEAIWPEFDYYLQDQDFYIGVQTKRGCPHNCCYCVYTVVEGKQVRINPADEVVAEMQQLYKRGVRNFWFTDAQFIPARRFMKDAEELLEKILAAGMTDIHWAAYIRADNLTPRLCQLMADTGMNYFEIGITSGSQELVRKMRMGYNLRTVLQNCKDLKAAGFNDLVSVNYSFNVIDERPETIRQTLAYHRALEAVFGRDKVEPAIFFIGLQPHTHLEEYAFEKDILKRDYNPLDIHLPWVSKKLLWNPEPLGSFFGEVCLEAWQRNPDDFGREVMDILEERLGRAPLEEALSAPIEADRRPLAALSS
- a CDS encoding DUF1830 domain-containing protein, whose translation is MAQILDPLPSDGQSQVLCCYVNATSKIQVARITNVPDWYFERVVFPGQRLLFETVPKALLEIHTGMMASAILSDSIPCERLQVDDPEPTVFEAASGAELEASLLPEPLDQPTPAVAVSPAS
- a CDS encoding MBL fold metallo-hydrolase, whose amino-acid sequence is MANTASPSDTRFPARAGDLPQPEPPDAAQTFTLTFWGVRGNIPAPGADTVRYGGNTACVEVQVGGQRLIFDGGTGLRVLGRHLMAQEQPVAAHLFFTHTHWDRIQGFPFFAPAFAAATQLDIYGAQALNGASIKQRLMDQMLRPNFFKPLQTMAAAMTFHNIAAGEAIALGDVLVEPWILNRHTSALGYRVSWGDRVLVYATDTDPTQTSLDPNLLLLASEADVLVFDGTYADAAYSDPNGSGLAPWHLGIEVARASQVKHLVLFHHNPCHSDDQLDQLEHQVRASFARTSLAREGMTLDLIAC
- a CDS encoding RNA polymerase sigma factor — protein: MPPHPPSETQQFNRDVQFLLKPNNPHARSLLAFIKRTIHQFGLQAHITEIDIFVEAYLRGVRYTQHNQEHIRQPKAWMRRTAYNIIRECKRDRQRYSAVAFDELMEQAPTPEPGAAAVDDQAIDRAITSVLQALEALSPGDRNLIQWKVVEGLTWSEVQARLRAAGEERVSQATLRKRGQRALERLRRAYHIFSDGSGAAALADYLSDHPDSAVEPPD
- a CDS encoding SH3 domain-containing protein — its product is MNRVFERVCLGLAPLALLSAPAALAATVPVIPTATGQETRLAQAARLETVLYFETESRAVRVYRNGAGLFMNLYNKATDAVELRGAPTQLVPSTRDQTVYRAGGETQHLARIAVTGATELEIVAASGSAVLQEPGFNAVVGLASGSADFRGNNFAPGTPALVLSAEAARLRSAPRLGSDILSQAPRRAVVEVIDRVGNPEDSFIWYQVVYQGTTGWVRGDLLQPT
- a CDS encoding DUF4079 domain-containing protein — translated: MNLPSFLWLWRIAAWSMGLTLTGYGLLAVTGGVLFYTRSREQGRSAWLRPLHIVLGTGVVLLVLVLLAIGVIGTLGEYGRLGHSLHLLFGLAVVALVLASAWSATRIAVERPWARSLHVGLNGALGIALAAAGLSGWQVVQKYLP
- a CDS encoding ABC transporter ATP-binding protein — protein: MTPPTILRLDALTKHYDPQLPPAVDHISLSLGQGEILGLLGPSGCGKTTLLRLIAGFEKPDGGTLYLGSQPVGGTTWLPPERRDVGIVFQDYALFPHLTVEQNVAFGLQRRDRKGRQAAADLQRRTAEAIALVGLETLTHRFPHELSGGQQQRVALARALAPRPTIILLDEPFSNLDVQVRLYLRQEVRDILRQVGASCVFVTHDQEEALALADRVAVMHRGQLEQIDTPEVVYGQPTSRFVAEFVTQANFLPAQTSPQGWQTEVGCFGATDGTAAQADLMVRQEDMALVEDRHGPVVVRDRQFLGREYKYCLQTPSGQLLYARLPIDSAIAVGSRVQIAVPHQRLQWYPAETRGAAAAAIGV